The following nucleotide sequence is from Coffea eugenioides isolate CCC68of chromosome 10, Ceug_1.0, whole genome shotgun sequence.
TTTTGGTTTTGCTAGCGCTCGTTCTCTGCAGACCTTAAGACTTCCCAGAAGCGAAATGTGTGATTCAACAATGGAAAAGATTGCTGGGAGACTTTCTATTCTAACTTTCTTGGATGTGAGCTACTGCAGTAAAATTGGTCCGCGAGCTTTGGAGGCTATTGGAAAGAACTGCAAATTTCTCGAAAGACTGCGCCGAAACATGCATCCACTGGATGTCGAGGGTAAGCTTTTGCAGAACAATGAGGCTTATGCCATTGCAACCACTATGCCAAAGCTCAAGCATCTTGAAATAGCATATCATGTTGTCGATACGATAGGTGTTCTAGAGATAATCACTAGCTGCCGCGAGCTCGAATTTCTGGACTTGAGAGGATGTTGGGATGTGAAATTTGATGAGAAGTATCTCAAAGACAAGTTCCCGAAGCTGAACGTTTTGGGGCCTCATGTGGTGGACCAGTATGAGAAAAATGCTTGGGAAGATTGCTCAGACTACTCAGATTCATTATATGATGATTATGAGAGTTCAGATGGGATGTGGGATGATGATGAAAGCCTAGAACTGCGGTTTTATGGAGGATATGATGAAGCCTCTGTTTATGGATGGCCTCCATCTCCTTGAGCTCTCATACAGAAAAACTAGCTTGCTGGTTATCTGCCCTTCAAAGTATGTGTTGGAATATAAAGATGTCTGCTTGTTGGATGTATGATGGTATATTTGTCTTGTGAACTATACATTCCTAGTAAGTCCAGTACTGCTTATGCGCTCTTCTAATTCTTGATCATTGCAATAATTAGGGTTAATAACAAAAAAGCCGCGCTGGTATATCTAATACACTGAAAAGCTCTCGTGGTTTCAAAACACACAAGATACCTCATGTTTTGaaattaaattgtaaattgttttgaaattaaattgtaaattaacagaattcgttaaatttaacgaaaaTGATGGTTTTGGTTGTTAAACTTATCGGATTTCGTTAAATTTACCGTTAAATTTATCGAAtttcgttaagtttaacgaattctgttagtttatAATTTAGTTTAAAACATGAGATGtcattt
It contains:
- the LOC113749385 gene encoding F-box protein FBW2 isoform X1, which codes for MEGTDSRHWEDLLPDALGLIFHNLSLQEKLTVIPRVCKPWSKAVMGPYCWQEIDIEEWSNRSESGDVDRMLRMLITRSSGSLRKLCVSGLQNENIFDFIAEHARSLQTLRLPRSEMCDSTMEKIAGRLSILTFLDVSYCSKIGPRALEAIGKNCKFLERLRRNMHPLDVEGKLLQNNEAYAIATTMPKLKHLEIAYHVVDTIGVLEIITSCRELEFLDLRGCWDVKFDEKYLKDKFPKLNVLGPHVVDQYEKNAWEDCSDYSDSLYDDYESSDGMWDDDESLELRFYGGYDEASVYGWPPSP
- the LOC113749385 gene encoding F-box protein FBW2 isoform X2, producing MEGTDSRHWEDLLPDALGLIFHNLSLQEKLTVIPRVCKPWSKAVMGPYCWQEIDIEEWSNRSESGDVDRMLRMLITRSSGSLRKLCVSGLQNENIFDFIAEHARSLQTLRLPRSEMCDSTMEKIAGRLSILTFLDVSYCSKIGPRALEAIGKNCKFLERLRRNMHPLDVEGVLEIITSCRELEFLDLRGCWDVKFDEKYLKDKFPKLNVLGPHVVDQYEKNAWEDCSDYSDSLYDDYESSDGMWDDDESLELRFYGGYDEASVYGWPPSP